A genomic stretch from Lathyrus oleraceus cultivar Zhongwan6 chromosome 2, CAAS_Psat_ZW6_1.0, whole genome shotgun sequence includes:
- the LOC127118057 gene encoding abscisic acid and environmental stress-inducible protein isoform X6: MDSKIAILILGLMAMVLVISSEVSARDLTETSTNTKDDVVEKSDELNDAKYYGGGYNHGGGGGYNGGGGGYNHGGGGGYNHGGGGYNGGGGGYNHGGGGYNGGGGGYNHGGGGYGGGGGHGGSSNNGN; the protein is encoded by the exons ATGGATTCCAAAATAGCAATTCTCATCCTTGGCCTAATGGCCATGGTTCTTGTTATTTCCTCAGAGGTTTCAGCTAGGGATTTAACTGAGACTTCAACTAATACCAAAGATG ACGTTGTTGAAAAGTCAGATGAATTAAATGATGCCAAATATTACGGTGGAGGTTACAACCATGGTGGCGGCGGAGGTTACAATGGTGGTGGAGGAGGCTACAACCATGGTGGTGGAGGCGGATACAACCATGGAG GTGGTGGTTACAATGGTGGCGGAGGAGGCTACAACCATGGAGGCGGTGGTTACAATGGTGGTGGAGGAGGATACAACCATGGTGGTGGTGGTTATGGTGGTGGAGGTGGACATGGTGGTAGTTCCAACAATGGTAACTGA
- the LOC127118057 gene encoding abscisic acid and environmental stress-inducible protein isoform X5, whose protein sequence is MDSKIAILILGLMAMVLVISSEVSARDLTETSTNTKDDVVEKSDELNDAKYYGGGYNHGGGGGYNGGGGGYNHGGGGGYNHGGGGYNGGGGGYNHGGGGGYNHGGGGYNGGGGGYNHGGGGYGGGGGHGGSSNNGN, encoded by the exons ATGGATTCCAAAATAGCAATTCTCATCCTTGGCCTAATGGCCATGGTTCTTGTTATTTCCTCAGAGGTTTCAGCTAGGGATTTAACTGAGACTTCAACTAATACCAAAGATG ACGTTGTTGAAAAGTCAGATGAATTAAATGATGCCAAATATTACGGTGGAGGTTACAACCATGGTGGCGGCGGAGGTTACAATGGTGGTGGAGGAGGCTACAACCATGGTGGTGGAGGCGGATACAACCATGGAGGTGGTGGTTACAATGGTGGCGGAGGAGGATACAACCATGGTGGCGGAGGAGGATACAACCATGGAG GCGGTGGTTACAATGGTGGTGGAGGAGGATACAACCATGGTGGTGGTGGTTATGGTGGTGGAGGTGGACATGGTGGTAGTTCCAACAATGGTAACTGA
- the LOC127118057 gene encoding abscisic acid and environmental stress-inducible protein isoform X2 encodes MDSKIAILILGLMAMVLVISSEVSARDLTETSTNTKDDVVEKSDELNDAKYYGGGYNHGGGGGYNGGGGGYNHGGGGGYNHGGGGYNGGGGGYNHGGGGYNGGGGGYNHGGGGYNGGGGGYNHGGGGYNGGGGGYNHGGGGYGGGGGHGGSSNNGN; translated from the exons ATGGATTCCAAAATAGCAATTCTCATCCTTGGCCTAATGGCCATGGTTCTTGTTATTTCCTCAGAGGTTTCAGCTAGGGATTTAACTGAGACTTCAACTAATACCAAAGATG ACGTTGTTGAAAAGTCAGATGAATTAAATGATGCCAAATATTACGGTGGAGGTTACAACCATGGTGGCGGCGGAGGTTACAATGGTGGTGGAGGAGGCTACAACCATGGTGGTGGAGGCGGATACAACCATGGAG GTGGTGGTTATAATGGTGGCGGAGGAGGATACAACCATGGAGGTGGTGGTTACAACGGTGGCGGTGGAGGCTACAACCATGGAGGTGGTGGTTACAATGGTGGCGGAGGAGGCTACAACCATGGAGGCGGTGGTTACAATGGTGGTGGAGGAGGATACAACCATGGTGGTGGTGGTTATGGTGGTGGAGGTGGACATGGTGGTAGTTCCAACAATGGTAACTGA
- the LOC127118057 gene encoding abscisic acid and environmental stress-inducible protein isoform X1: MDSKIAILILGLMAMVLVISSEVSARDLTETSTNTKDDVVEKSDELNDAKYYGGGYNHGGGGGYNGGGGGYNHGGGGGYNHGGGGYNGGGGGYNHGGGGGYNHGGGGYNGGGGGYNHGGGGYNGGGGGYNHGGGGYNGGGGGYNHGGGGYGGGGGHGGSSNNGN; encoded by the exons ATGGATTCCAAAATAGCAATTCTCATCCTTGGCCTAATGGCCATGGTTCTTGTTATTTCCTCAGAGGTTTCAGCTAGGGATTTAACTGAGACTTCAACTAATACCAAAGATG ACGTTGTTGAAAAGTCAGATGAATTAAATGATGCCAAATATTACGGTGGAGGTTACAACCATGGTGGCGGCGGAGGTTACAATGGTGGTGGAGGAGGCTACAACCATGGTGGTGGAGGCGGATACAACCATGGAGGTGGTGGTTACAATGGTGGCGGAGGAGGATACAACCATGGTGGCGGAGGAGGATACAACCATGGAG GTGGTGGTTACAACGGTGGCGGTGGAGGCTACAACCATGGAGGTGGTGGTTACAATGGTGGCGGAGGAGGCTACAACCATGGAGGCGGTGGTTACAATGGTGGTGGAGGAGGATACAACCATGGTGGTGGTGGTTATGGTGGTGGAGGTGGACATGGTGGTAGTTCCAACAATGGTAACTGA
- the LOC127118057 gene encoding abscisic acid and environmental stress-inducible protein isoform X4, protein MDSKIAILILGLMAMVLVISSEVSARDLTETSTNTKDDVVEKSDELNDAKYYGGGYNHGGGGGYNGGGGGYNHGGGGGYNHGGGGYNGGGGGYNHGGGGYNGGGGGYNHGGGGYNGGGGGYNHGGGGYGGGGGHGGSSNNGN, encoded by the exons ATGGATTCCAAAATAGCAATTCTCATCCTTGGCCTAATGGCCATGGTTCTTGTTATTTCCTCAGAGGTTTCAGCTAGGGATTTAACTGAGACTTCAACTAATACCAAAGATG ACGTTGTTGAAAAGTCAGATGAATTAAATGATGCCAAATATTACGGTGGAGGTTACAACCATGGTGGCGGCGGAGGTTACAATGGTGGTGGAGGAGGCTACAACCATGGTGGTGGAGGCGGATACAACCATGGAG GTGGTGGTTATAATGGTGGCGGAGGAGGATACAACCATGGAG GTGGTGGTTACAATGGTGGCGGAGGAGGCTACAACCATGGAGGCGGTGGTTACAATGGTGGTGGAGGAGGATACAACCATGGTGGTGGTGGTTATGGTGGTGGAGGTGGACATGGTGGTAGTTCCAACAATGGTAACTGA
- the LOC127118057 gene encoding abscisic acid and environmental stress-inducible protein isoform X3 encodes MDSKIAILILGLMAMVLVISSEVSARDLTETSTNTKDDVVEKSDELNDAKYYGGGYNHGGGGGYNGGGGGYNHGGGGGYNHGGGGYNGGGGGYNHGGGGYNGGGGGYNHGGGGYNGGGGGYNHGGGGYGGGGGHGGSSNNGN; translated from the exons ATGGATTCCAAAATAGCAATTCTCATCCTTGGCCTAATGGCCATGGTTCTTGTTATTTCCTCAGAGGTTTCAGCTAGGGATTTAACTGAGACTTCAACTAATACCAAAGATG ACGTTGTTGAAAAGTCAGATGAATTAAATGATGCCAAATATTACGGTGGAGGTTACAACCATGGTGGCGGCGGAGGTTACAATGGTGGTGGAGGAGGCTACAACCATGGTGGTGGAGGCGGATACAACCATGGAG GTGGTGGTTACAACGGTGGCGGTGGAGGCTACAACCATGGAGGTGGTGGTTACAATGGTGGCGGAGGAGGCTACAACCATGGAGGCGGTGGTTACAATGGTGGTGGAGGAGGATACAACCATGGTGGTGGTGGTTATGGTGGTGGAGGTGGACATGGTGGTAGTTCCAACAATGGTAACTGA